ACAACAGCCATTCTTCTTCCCTCCTGCCCTCCGGCATCGAAAGTTTCGAATTCATTCTGGTTGACAGCCACCAGCTGAGTATTGGTCGTGTTAAATTTGTAAAGTGTATATTCACTTTCATTTCTGGAAACCAATGCATTTCCGGCAGAAAGCAATTCTGAACTTTTAACCAGACCTGCGGTATGATAACTCTTATTATAGAAATTCGTAATGTGTTTTCTGTACACTGCATTTCCTTCACCCATTTCATCTGTTGTCACTTTTTCAAATCCCAGAAAAGTTCTTTCTCTCCTGTCATATTTAGGATATTCATATTTAAATCTAGTTACAACATCCTTATCCGTTGTTGACGTGGTGTAAGCGGGAGAAAAAACATCAGGATTGTAAATTTTCACCTCGCTCATCACCAGCCTTGCATTAGGATCATTATAATCCGGCGTTGTATACCGATAGTCAATAGTGAATGTTGAGCTGGAATCCTGATTGGTTACCTGCTTGAGCTTATTGGTTTTTCCGATTCTTGAGTAATTGACGATCAGATTATTGCCTTCATACCTGATCAGGTCATTGTAACCGTCTCCGTTCATATCTTTAAAGCTCTTTTTCACTTCCGAAATGGTCATTCCGATGTTGGCCGATGCATCTACGCCGATTTTGATATAAAGGTTAAAGAGGAAAAGCCCGGGAATCGGTAAAATAGGAATAGGACCGATCGGGAGATATACATGACCTCCGATCATACCGTACCCGTTAAGGTTAGTAATATCTTCCGTGAAATTAATGTTCTGTGTACCGGAATCTTTTTTCAGTACCTGCTGATCAGCAAACTTATTCCCAAGATTGTAATTGACATTCAGCTCAGCCGAATTAACAGAAAGGATGTCCACAAGGCCGTCTCCGTTTACATCTTCGAAAAGTTTCTCGGGGTTACCTGCAGATTTTGATGCGCCTACGCCAATGTCAAGCCCGAAATTTCCGGCCAGGCCTGCCACAGAGTTGATCAGACCAGAAAGAGATCCTCCAAAAGACATCCCTGCAGAACCTATCGGACGTGAAGCGTAGGTACTTGAATTGTAAAAGTTTGTTGCACCGAACATCCCGTTCCCATAATTTAAACTGCAGCTGAATCCTGAAGATGACGCATTGGAAATTCTGTCAATCAATCCATCCCCATTAATATCCATCCAATATGCCTTACCAAAATCTTTTGAATCAAAATTAAAGCTTGAACTGACACCTACCCCCGGTGACCACGGCGTAGAATTATCTGCCTGGCTTGTCGTAGCCCTGTCTGCACCGGTTTTGGCATTTGATCCTGTAGTTTTAAAGGCTTTTACATTAAAATTGGCACCAAGGGTTATCGCATTCTGATAATTGTCAGAAATTGTTACATAGTCATTGATAAAAGACGGCTGCTGCAGCTTATGCCCGCCGGTAGGGAATGTAACCTGTATATTTTCCTTACTTAGAAAATCAGGGTAGCCATCCCCGTTGAGATCCGTAAAATCCTGTATCAGTATGCTTCCGGGAGGATTTACCAAACTGGATTCAGAATATCCCAGGTTGGCTCCGACACCAATATTTCCGGAAGCGCCGCCACTGTAAGATTTTGTTTTTGAGCTGCTTAAATATATTTTATCAGCAGCCTTCATTCGGGTCATTTCAGAATTAGGACTGATATTGGATGTATTCTCAACATTGGCAGGATCAGTATCGAACGGGCTTGCATTGAATACACCGGTTGTGAATTCATCATCTTTAAAGGCAGTGGCAGAAGAATATTGTTCCGGCCCCGCCCCTTTCCATTTTTCCATTGTACCGATTTTGTAGGTCGTTAACGGAAAAACATTATTTTGTATATTCATGCTTGAATTTTGGGCAACACATGCCTGCATCTCCTGCGGATCCGTAAGATGGTTACAGGCTGCTGTATTGATTGAAGTTGTTGGCTCATTAAGGTCAATCAAAACGCCATACTCATCACATAAACCTTGTGTAAGACATCTGCCGTATTCATCTCTGAATAAAAACTGTCCCCAGTTCTTAGAAATTGTGCTGACTGGATTAAGCGCTGCAGAATTTACTGATGTTTCCGCTATGTCGGTAACTAAAACATTATTGTCATAATAAATGTTAAAACTTTTTTCAGACAGTAAAGAGCGGTATCTGATATAGGTTAAATAATCATTGTTATCCTCGCAATATATCTGAATGGAAAACTCTCTTCCTCTGGGGATTGAGTTCGCAGAAAGATCCATTGTATAAAGCGGGACAGGCTGTATTCCTGAAATGGTCTGGTTGGTAGGCATATCCACTTCATACAAAGAAGCAATATTATTTGTATGGGTAATAAATACTTTTCTTTTTCCGATTACCTGCCCTGCAATTTTCACCACATAAATAAAAGAACCATCAGGCTTATAATTAAACTGTCCCAGAGGAATATTTTTGTTCAACTGTACAGAATAAGTCTTTACGCCTGGCGGATAAGTTACCGGAAGAAGGTGCAGCCTGATTTTCGGCTTATGATCTACGATATAATATGAATTGTACTTCGGAACAAGATTCAGCTGATACATGTTTCCCCCGGTTGAATAATTGACTGTAATATCATTAAGTCCGGTATTCTGATATGCGGTATGGGAAACACTTTCCACAAGGCACATCAGTACAGATGAATCGGTAATATTGGCGTTAAGGGTAAACGGCGCAATATTTACGCCGAAAGTAGCTTGGCTAAAAGGCTGTGAATAAATTTCATTGACCTGATTGGTAACCAAATTCTGTATTACAAACCTGATTTTGATATCATCATTCAAGGCAGTGAAGTTTATCGCAGGAACATTAACGGTAATGCTTCCTGCATGATCAAGCTTGAGGCCTGATTCCTGATTATTGAGCAGGAAATTTGAAGAATAGCTTCCGTTGTTGGTAGTAAATCCATCCTGGTAATCTACAGCCAGATTAGGCATATCTATATCTGCTGAACTGACGTAGGTAATCACCGGATCAGTATTGACTTTGAAATTATCATCTTCATTCTGGTGAAGCCTTATGTATACTTTCTGGCCGGACCTGACATAAAGCCTATCTGAGCTGTTCACTCCCAAGTGGTTAAACTGATTCAAGGGAGGCATCCCCTGGATCTGGGAAAAATAATCATTGTATCTTCTGATATCAATTGACTGAACAGACATTCCTGCTGTCAGCTTGGTCAGATGAATTCTTTTGGCTTTGGTAGTATTTCCGTCAAAATAAGGCATTTCCACAGAATAAATTGCATTGGCACCGTTTACATTCTCTATGGATATGTCATCATGAAATCTGATATAGCCGTCTCTCGGAGCAATCCAGAACTTAATGACATCATCTTTTGGAAGGACAGCACTGGCTACGGGTGCCACGGGGTTGGCTTTAATAACCATGTTTTCCGTGGATGCACTGAATTTTGTAAAAGCAGGCGTTCCGTTTTCCAGTTTATTAAACCACACATCTTTGCCGTCAACAACATCCATAAGACCATCCGAATTGGCATCAATCAGATATGTAGGAGTCGTGCTTTTGCTTGAAGAGGTAATATTGGAAGTGTTGGCAAAAATACTCCAGCCCAGGAAGCTGATGGATCCCCCGAAATCCTTTCCGCGGCTTTTGTTCTTTGTATCCGTAAAAGCAAAGTTGCTTTGCAGATTTTGAACCATTCTTTCAATACCGAAACCGGTAAGTACTCCGGTATCAGAAATAATTCCCGGACGTATATAAAGTCCGCTGCTTTTTTTATAAAGAATATCAGGGACACCGTCACCGTTAAAATCCACTAGCTGCTGGGCACCTTTTGCCTGTGCTCTGGAAGTAGAGTTCATCATTGAGTATAGAATAATGTGCCCATAAGGATCCTGGTTAAAGATTCCAAAATTCAGCATAAATGAAAGACGGATCGTTGCTCCCTCCTCCTTGGTGTATGTCGAATTGATTTTTGCAGTATTCAGGCCTGAAGGAAGATCAAATAATGACGAGTCGGCCTGGAATGTACTGACACTTGTATCCGGACCAAATGTTGGCAGTACGGTATTTCCGTTTTTAAGTTCGTTATGATAATCAAAATTATACGTATTATAATAATGATCCTGCTCTGCTACCCAAAAGCGCGTTAACAAACTCTTGTTAAATTCCCCATCCGAATAGAAAAATTGGTAAGATCTGAAATGCTGAGTCGTTGAATACCCTAAATTATCAAAGATCTTAATCATTTTCAACCGGTAAGGTTCTACCTGTTTTGCTCCCTGCTTTGCATTGATTGATAAATCTTTTCTCAGAATGGAAGACTCTTTTTCAAAAACTATGGAGTAGCCGCCATCGTTCCCGTCTTTTCCCGTATAGTAAATAGACTTGATGTTAAAAATTCTTCCTCCCGACAGATTTGAATTTTCAGCTGACTGATTGCCTAATGAGACATTGTCATAATAAAATTTAATGTTATTCAGATATGTATCTTCAATCTTATAGACCCCCCATTTGATAATCTGACCGGAAACTGCCCGGAGCACAGACTGTGAATCTACACTGTTTTCATCACCACCATAATAAGACTTGGTGCCATTAGTGGATGTAATGACAAATCTGTAGTCGCCGGGCGAATTGCCATACCGTTCAATCTTACTGAAGTCATGCCCCTTTCTTAAATAAAATGATTTGTAGCCGCTTGTGTTTCTGGGCTGCATAACCGTAGAAATTCCTCCGGCACCATCACTGTGACGCTGTGGCAAGTAATTATTTTCATACATCAGCATTTCTCCATCTAATGAGTACAGCTCAGATTCATTTGACGGATCGAATGAAGGAGATCCCCATCTCGTATCTAAATCTATTGATGATATTCCACTAACATCCCATCCTTCACCCATCCAGCCATTGCTTTTGCTGCTGCTGTAAGTAATTGACAGATCAGGCTGCAGCCCGTTTCTCCCTGAAGGTATTTCCACAGGATAAGAAAGATTGGCATCCCCCTGCTGACTGGCACTTGGAGGCTGCATAAAGATCCGTCCTGCTGTAGGATCTCCTGTCTTGATTCCACTGATACCTGTAGGTGATGAAGCATTGGTTTGCGGCGATTCCGGCACAGAAATCACCCCGTTGATATAATCCGTGTCTTCATCTCCCTCTACTGTAACCGTTTTTGTTTTAACATCCACCACGGCCGATGTATCCATGACCCATTGTTTTTTAGCATAATCAAAATGGAAGGTCCTGATGTCTTTCGGAGAGATCAGTCCCAAACGTTTTTCGTCGTAAGGAATCGTGAGCTTTACTTTTTTATTAAGCCTGCCTGAAATTACCGATAACCGGTAAGCGGAATTGTTTACCGTAACATTCTTTAATCCTTGTGAAGTGGCAGGAAAATCCTTGGCCCTCAGTTTTAATACTTCAAGATAAGCGGCTTCTGAAGTTCCTTTCTCAACCTTAATGTTGATTCCTTCATAATCTAAACTGAATTCCTGATCTTTAGAAACGGAAATGCCCTTTGCATTGGAATAGGCATTACTGAATGTCTTGAAAGAAGCGGTTTCAGTAGGGATTTTATAATTATTGGTAATTCCGTCTGCTGTTACGGAAAAACTGCCTTTTGCCTTATCACTCTCTGATATCTGAATCAGTTTTTCAAACTCTCCGTTTTTCAGAGAAACATAGTCATTATTAATTGCAGCTCCCGCTCCGTTATTATTGCTCCCTTTTACATATAGTTTATCTCCGGAAAGAACTGAACTCACTATAATATTATCATAGGATTTCTTGTCTTTATCGAAAACAATTTTCAGGTTTTTAACCTTATATTTCACTCCGTCTGATGGCGAGGTAAATAATATGGTATTCAGTCCGTTCTTGATAAGGTTCGGGCTTACCGCTTCCCTCTGATGGCTCCACTTAGCACTCGGAACAACAATAGCTCCGCCGATCGCTATATTATGGTTGATCGATCTTGGAACCGACTGATGTGAAGCCAGCCCTAACAGATCATATTCCAGGTAGGCAACCGTGTTTTCTTTATTTACAGCTGGAACATCGATCGTGAAAAAGTTATCTGAAATCCGGTCTTCTTCCGTATCTGAAAAAGTACCGATTGTCCCTTCTTTCTCTCTCGACGGATAAGAAATAACATCATCCGAAATTCCATTGATTCCGGATGATCCTGTATCTTCAGTCTGTGCCTGAAAAGGATTGTTTTCTGATAAAATATCCTGAGGCATTTTCTTCTCTGCATTATTTTTCAGGGATGCTGCGGAAGCTCCATTGTCGGGGATCTCCTTTGCTAATCCGTCCTCTTTTTTATCAGTTAGTTTGGTCATGAGCCTGACTTTGAAAGCCCTGACTTTCTGCCGGTCTTCTTTGGTAAAACCGGCAAAGACAAACATGCAGGCAAAGAAGCACAACAGCAGGCCTGACTTCTTGGTAAAAGGAAGCCGTTTTCTCAATATTTTCATGGTATAGGTTATTCTACGATTAGTTTGAAAGTTTTTATAATTTTCCCGTCCCTGGTGAGATTGACCAGGTATGAACTCTGGATCGGCAGGTGGCTGACATACGATCCTGCACTGCTGCTGATCTTATCCAGGGCAACAAGCCGCCCGCCACCGTCATAAATAGAAATGATCAGGTTTTCCATCGCCGGAAAGACGATGGTGAAGTTCTGGTCTTTCTTTACCGGGTTTGGATACAGGGCAATCTTTGTAAGATCCAGAGAAAGATCTTTTTCGTTATACAGTGTCCCGGATCTCGGATCCTGATTTGGCGTACCGGGTTTGGTATCTTTTACCGGGCTTACCGCAAAAGTGAAAGACGTTTTATCTCCCGTATCAAAGGCATCTAAGAAATCTACCTTGTTAAAAGTAACAAAATTCCCGTTTTCAATCCCTGGGATTTTCTTAATATCGCCATTGTCCTTTTTAAGCAGCATCCAGTATGAAAGCGGCAGGGAGCGCGGGTTGACCGCTTCTTTGATAATCCTCACCTGGTAATCCGTTTTGGGGATTTTGTCTCCCATGAAGCTGATTTCCCAGTTTCTTTCCAGTACATCAAGATCCCTTTCAGGCTTTAAAGACATGGCCTTATTATCATCAGACCACATCACAAAGTTATTGTTGTCAATGACCGTAGGATTTTCAGAATTAGTTCTTCTGATCGCATTCATCCCGATAGCTAAAAAAGGATCAGCCTGGTTGGAGGACTGTTTCTGGTAAAGCTCATTGCCATCATCCCTGCCTAATCCTGTCGGCCGGTATTTGTATGCTGTATGCTTTTCAGGATCCCAGACCACCTTTCCGTCGCTCCCGTAATATTTGCCTTTTTCCAGGGAAATCCCGTATTTGATGGAGAGGTAAGAATGTATTTTATTCAGATCCGCCATTTTGACTTTTTTCGGGAAGAAAATCATTTCATACAGGTTTTGATCTTCAAACTTTATTTTTAAACTGTCGGATTTTTCCTTTTTTGAGTCTGCCATACCGGTAAATGAAAAAATACTAGGCCTTTTGCCGATCTCTTTAGATTCCTTTCCTCTTCTGTACGAGGTGTTCCCTAAAGAAACGTTTTTGTCTGTATTTTCCCAGATCATTTCATCCTCTTTTGAAGCATGCACCAGACTCAGCGTATGGCTTTTGTCTTTACTGTATTTAATGTATTTCTTTAAAAGCCTGTCTTTGATACCGCAGTGGAAATTTAGAAGATTTTCGTCCCTGCACCTTGCAGCTTCCCGTGATACAGGGTTTATCTTTTCCCAAACCTGCACATCCGAACCAACCAGCTGGGAATAAGCATAGAATGAACACGAAAACATAAGAAATGTGAACATTCTTAAACATAGAAGTTTAAACATAGTTATGGTAGTTTTTATTTTTAATTCTTTTCTGAAAAAGAAAAAGAATCAGAAGTATGCTGTTATGAATTTATAATCTGACTAAAATTTGATATGGTTGAAAATATGTGCAGCAGGACCTGCATAATTTAGAAGATACATAATTAGGTTTTTCATGGGATTAGTGTGTAGTTATTTTTCACAAAACTAAGAAAAAAAACACATTAATCATTAAAAAATTATCAATTTAATATAATAATCCCATTTTAATCATCGATAATGCTTTTAAATAAATATATTTTATTTGTTTTTAGGGCCTTTTTAAATTTTATTTAGTAATACATTTAAATAACTATATATCACCCTTTAACGTCAAAAATTAATTTATTTCTGATTTATTATAAAAATTGGTTCTGTTTTTGTAAAGCAAGGGTATGAAAACTATTTTTATCCTTGAAGATGAGACAGGCATCAGAGATGCATTGCAGTTGCTCCTGTCATTTGAAGATTATGATGTAAGATCCTTTTCCACGGTTGAGGCATTCAATAAAAGAGACTTATCAGCCATACCTGATATATTTATACTGGATGTTATGCTTCCTGACGGGTCGGGTACAGACGTATGCAACCAGCTTAAAGAGGAGCCTGCCACTTCAGCAATTCCTGTGATCATTATCAGTGCACATGCCAAGGCAGAACACGTCATCAATTCCTGTAAAGCCGATGAGTTCATCAGCAAGCCTTTTGACATTGATGATGTTCTTGTTAAAATCGAAAATCTGATCAAATAATCTTAATAACAATCAGACTGAGCCTGTTGAATGTTAATTATCAATGCAAAATTCTGCATTGGTACAGTAAATCATATAATTAGAGTGATTATTTATCAATAGCAGATCAAATAATTTCAAATAAAAGCTCCGGAACCTGAAGGTTCCGGAGCTTTTATTTTTATAAAGTCTTAATTTCTGTTATTCTGTAATATGATCAGATGCTGCACCTTCCAGGTATTTCCTGATGCTCTCTTTCGGGAACAGATCCAGAACTTCATTTACATCGATAATTTTATGTTCATTGATAATGCTGTCAATTGATTTTGAAGCATCCGTTGAATTGACAAGACGCTCAAGAAGGCCATAGGTATTAACCATTTTCTTATGTGTATTTTCTTCATCACCTCCGAACCACGAACCGTTAAAATGGTGGCTTACATAATTTTTCGGAAGATCCTGTGAGAAATATACAGAAGGGTAAAGCGTTACGCCGTGCTTAAGTTTCTGGATGGTATCGCTGTAACGGTCTGCGCCATATTTCTGTTCCAGCATTTCAGAGAAAATATCCGTATTGATACGCTCAATAAATCCTTCCTGCTCGTCATAATAAGCTACAAAATCTTTTGAGAGCTGATGCTCCGGTTCGGCCATCCAGAATGCGGAATAGGGAACTCCTTTTACTTCAAAACCGCACACAGCCGTTTCAGTAAGGAACTCATTAAGAGGCATTTTCAGTTCCATATCGGTATCCATATAGATGCCGCCATGCTCGTACATTACTTTGGAACGGACATAATCAGACACAAAAGCCCATTTTTTCTGGGTAAATGCTTCTTTTACATAATTATTGTCTTCAAGAGGCGCATTGCTTTCATTCCATTCCACCAGTTCAAAATCAGGATGGATCTTTTTCCAGGAAGCAATGCAGTGTTCTGCAAGTTCGTGTTTTGCATGGCCGCCAAACCAGCAGTAATGTATTTTTTTAGGAATCATATATTTATTTTTAATATTTGGTGCTATCTGAAGTCATCTGAGCGATGCTTTTTACTTCCTGCAAAAATTAAACCTTATCAGAACTGCAAAAGAATATTTTACTTTTATATATTCATTATGAATTATTTACAGTCTTAAATTATTTACAGTCATACGATGCAATACCAAAATTACCGTCAAGGCCGGGTGAATATATCTGATAAGCCCAGCAGTTTATCAATTAAATGGTATATTTATTTCTTATATCGTTTCAGTAATTGATTTTATGTTTAAATAAATCTTATGGAAAAAAAGACTGACAGCCGTTACCAACCGAAAAAATATGTGGAGATTACCAGTCCGGACTGGGTAAAAAATGCCACAATTTACGAACTCAATATCCGGCAGTTTTCAGATGAGGGCTCCTTTAAAGCCATAGAAGGACAGCTTCCGCGCCTGAAAAAAATGGGGATTGATATCATATGGCTGATGCCCGTGCATCCTATCGGTGAGACCCATCGTAAAGGTACACTGGGCAGTTATTATTCCGTGAAAGATTATTATGGCATCAGTGCAGAGTTTGGTACCGAACAGGATTTCCGGAACCTTGTCAGCGCGATCCATCAACAGGGCATGTATGTCATTATAGACTGGGTAGCCAACCACACGAGCTGGGACAATGAAATCGTTGATCAACATCCGGAATGGTACAGGAAATCAAGGAAAGACACTTTCCAGTCTACCCGATGGAGGGATTATGACGATATCATCGAACTGGATTACAGCCACCAGGGACTGCGGGAATACATGACCGAAGCATTGAAATTCTGGGTGAAAGAATATGATATTGACGGCTACCGGTGTGACATCGCGAGCTTTGTCCCGATTGACTTCTGGGAGAATGTAAGAACAGAGCTTGATACCATCAAACCGGTTTTTATGCTGGCCGAAGCCGAAGACCGCGAGCTTCACCGCAAAGCGTTTGACTCCACCTATAACTGGACGCTCTGGAATATCCTTCACCAGATTGCCCTGAATGAAAGGAGCGTAAAAACACTTACGGAAGCTTATATTGCAGAACACGTCTCTATTTTTCCGAAAGAAGGCATCAGGCTGAACTTTATCGACAACCATGACAAAAATTCCTGGGAAGGTAACCCGCAAAGCAATTTCGGCGATGCACTTAATGCAGCCACAGTCTTTATGGTAATGATGGACGGGATGCCGCTTGTTTACAACGGACAGGAAGCAGGACAAAACCGTTCGCTTGAATTTTTTGAAAAAGACCCAATCCAGTGGAAGTTCCATGAAAATGAAACACTCTACACGGCCCTTTTTATGCTGAAACACAACAACCAGGCACTCTGGAACGGCGGCCACGGCGGGGAAATGGTAAGGATTATGAATGACCGGATGGATCATGTCATTTCATTCGTACGGGAGAAAAACGGCGATAAAGTAATGACCTTTATTAATTTCAGCAAAGAATCTCTGATCGTCCAGTTTGATACTTCTTTTGATATGGGCAGGTACACCAATCTTTTCACCGGAGAATACCAGGGCGTTTCCGATACCCTGATCCTGACAATGGAACCGTGGGAATATGTTGTGCTTTACCATCCGGAACAAGAAGAGCTATAGATCCGGCAGAATTTTCCGGAAACAGAAAACTTCTGAAATCAGATTTCAGGTATTCAGAAGCAAGAGATCTGATAAATTCAGACTGGCATAATACGTATATATTTATACCAGTCTGAAAATACCTATACAGGTTTTTACTTTCAATTAAGCATAGTATGCACTCGGCTGGGAATAAGATAACGATGGAAAGATGTGGCGGCAATTTGTTATAAATTCTTGTCAGATCAATCTGCAGTTTTCTTCTTAACACAGTTTGGATATCCTATTGATCAATCATTATAAAGATATCATTGATTTGTTGATTATATTGTCTTTGCTAAAATATATCCGATGACCAGTGCAATAATGGCAGCCATAATAATTTTGGTATAATCTGTTTTCTGCTCCTGGAGTTTTTTGTCCAGCTGGGAATTTTCCAGTTTTGCGGCGTCCAGACCTGCCTGCAGTGCGGCTGTTTTTTCATTAATTTCAGACCGGATATTTTTCTCATACAAAGCGGCGATCTCCTTTTTATAAGTTTCCATTTCTTCCTGGCGCTGTTTCTGCTGTCCGGCAAAACCGGTATTGAGTTCCTGAATCTGCTTTGCAGCGTTTTCCTGCAGTTTCTGAAACTCTTCATTCTTTTTAATCAGCTGCTCTGTTAACGTACCTACCTGTTTTCCATAGGTTTCCGTAATTTCCTTTTTGAGCTTCTCAACTTCCTCATTACGGATCTTAAGCTGTTCACTGAACGCTTTAGACTGCTGCTCTACCTGTTCTTTAAATGTTTTCTGGGCTTCTATAAATTCATCATTTTTCTTTTTCAGCTGTCCGGATAATGTATTCACCTGCTCAACAAACTGCCTGGAGACATCTTTTTTAACTTCCTTGATAAGCAATGCCCGGGAATTGGATTTCTCTTCAGTCAGTTTACTGAGAATATTATGCAGCCCGGCACCATAATCATGCGGCAGATGGAATCTTCGGTCTGCCAGTTTATCGAGCAGTGTTTCATCCGCTGTATGTCCCAGCGCAGTAATGGTAATGGCCGGAAGGCTGATGAATTTCTCTGCCAGCAGCAAATTATTGAACACTTCAAAACTCTGCTTGTCCCCGCCGCCGCGGACAAGGGCAATCACATCATACTGCGCAGCCGCTACGGTGTTCAGCAGATCCGAGATTGAAGTGGCAGAGGTAATGTTGCAGGTGTATTCATCGATTTCAAAGTTTTTGTAGGAAATA
The sequence above is a segment of the Chryseobacterium sp. JJR-5R genome. Coding sequences within it:
- a CDS encoding RHS repeat-associated core domain-containing protein; its protein translation is MKILRKRLPFTKKSGLLLCFFACMFVFAGFTKEDRQKVRAFKVRLMTKLTDKKEDGLAKEIPDNGASAASLKNNAEKKMPQDILSENNPFQAQTEDTGSSGINGISDDVISYPSREKEGTIGTFSDTEEDRISDNFFTIDVPAVNKENTVAYLEYDLLGLASHQSVPRSINHNIAIGGAIVVPSAKWSHQREAVSPNLIKNGLNTILFTSPSDGVKYKVKNLKIVFDKDKKSYDNIIVSSVLSGDKLYVKGSNNNGAGAAINNDYVSLKNGEFEKLIQISESDKAKGSFSVTADGITNNYKIPTETASFKTFSNAYSNAKGISVSKDQEFSLDYEGINIKVEKGTSEAAYLEVLKLRAKDFPATSQGLKNVTVNNSAYRLSVISGRLNKKVKLTIPYDEKRLGLISPKDIRTFHFDYAKKQWVMDTSAVVDVKTKTVTVEGDEDTDYINGVISVPESPQTNASSPTGISGIKTGDPTAGRIFMQPPSASQQGDANLSYPVEIPSGRNGLQPDLSITYSSSKSNGWMGEGWDVSGISSIDLDTRWGSPSFDPSNESELYSLDGEMLMYENNYLPQRHSDGAGGISTVMQPRNTSGYKSFYLRKGHDFSKIERYGNSPGDYRFVITSTNGTKSYYGGDENSVDSQSVLRAVSGQIIKWGVYKIEDTYLNNIKFYYDNVSLGNQSAENSNLSGGRIFNIKSIYYTGKDGNDGGYSIVFEKESSILRKDLSINAKQGAKQVEPYRLKMIKIFDNLGYSTTQHFRSYQFFYSDGEFNKSLLTRFWVAEQDHYYNTYNFDYHNELKNGNTVLPTFGPDTSVSTFQADSSLFDLPSGLNTAKINSTYTKEEGATIRLSFMLNFGIFNQDPYGHIILYSMMNSTSRAQAKGAQQLVDFNGDGVPDILYKKSSGLYIRPGIISDTGVLTGFGIERMVQNLQSNFAFTDTKNKSRGKDFGGSISFLGWSIFANTSNITSSSKSTTPTYLIDANSDGLMDVVDGKDVWFNKLENGTPAFTKFSASTENMVIKANPVAPVASAVLPKDDVIKFWIAPRDGYIRFHDDISIENVNGANAIYSVEMPYFDGNTTKAKRIHLTKLTAGMSVQSIDIRRYNDYFSQIQGMPPLNQFNHLGVNSSDRLYVRSGQKVYIRLHQNEDDNFKVNTDPVITYVSSADIDMPNLAVDYQDGFTTNNGSYSSNFLLNNQESGLKLDHAGSITVNVPAINFTALNDDIKIRFVIQNLVTNQVNEIYSQPFSQATFGVNIAPFTLNANITDSSVLMCLVESVSHTAYQNTGLNDITVNYSTGGNMYQLNLVPKYNSYYIVDHKPKIRLHLLPVTYPPGVKTYSVQLNKNIPLGQFNYKPDGSFIYVVKIAGQVIGKRKVFITHTNNIASLYEVDMPTNQTISGIQPVPLYTMDLSANSIPRGREFSIQIYCEDNNDYLTYIRYRSLLSEKSFNIYYDNNVLVTDIAETSVNSAALNPVSTISKNWGQFLFRDEYGRCLTQGLCDEYGVLIDLNEPTTSINTAACNHLTDPQEMQACVAQNSSMNIQNNVFPLTTYKIGTMEKWKGAGPEQYSSATAFKDDEFTTGVFNASPFDTDPANVENTSNISPNSEMTRMKAADKIYLSSSKTKSYSGGASGNIGVGANLGYSESSLVNPPGSILIQDFTDLNGDGYPDFLSKENIQVTFPTGGHKLQQPSFINDYVTISDNYQNAITLGANFNVKAFKTTGSNAKTGADRATTSQADNSTPWSPGVGVSSSFNFDSKDFGKAYWMDINGDGLIDRISNASSSGFSCSLNYGNGMFGATNFYNSSTYASRPIGSAGMSFGGSLSGLINSVAGLAGNFGLDIGVGASKSAGNPEKLFEDVNGDGLVDILSVNSAELNVNYNLGNKFADQQVLKKDSGTQNINFTEDITNLNGYGMIGGHVYLPIGPIPILPIPGLFLFNLYIKIGVDASANIGMTISEVKKSFKDMNGDGYNDLIRYEGNNLIVNYSRIGKTNKLKQVTNQDSSSTFTIDYRYTTPDYNDPNARLVMSEVKIYNPDVFSPAYTTSTTDKDVVTRFKYEYPKYDRRERTFLGFEKVTTDEMGEGNAVYRKHITNFYNKSYHTAGLVKSSELLSAGNALVSRNESEYTLYKFNTTNTQLVAVNQNEFETFDAGGQEGRRMAVVLPVKTTSTQFENGGSVQTIVRMSYTGSGLLRNYLYTSPTLSYNSEITYHTGLSNNIISVPKTIDVYDGAATGGSLLKHRETSVNSYGDINQIKVKLNNSEFAVTDLTYNNYGNLVTIKYPFNDYYSRYQLDYKYDALYNKYVASTTNVFDETSTAEYDSRFDLPTKTTDIAGNSTDYVYDNIGRIVKITGPRENTLPPTSYYGRYTIMFDYSTVAKTQGSLINIYRSVTRHYNEGDPENPIETISFSDGFGRVIQTKKDIEHLGVERMVISGITEYDLFGRVVKQHHPNSENKASNPTNILNVNNYLVLGSQQPYVSTMQYDIKDRIIQSVTEDNVATHTKYEVDNGLYKTDVTIPAASQQSQILANAEGKTVASINYLSGQPLKTTFTYNTVGELLESNDPEGITTSFTYDMGGRMLSVVHPDRGTTTYKYDPSGNITRKYTDNISNDPDYTGSPFISYFYQYNRLINVHLPDLPNGSNPNNIQYIYGDPGTGNNTGKLISKSDATGFSNYEYGISGELISENRTIYGNYVQPMNFITTSKYDSWNRLTELVYPDGEKLFYQYDFGGNLKKVVNNNAYQYISGIKYDEYGQRQSISYGNGTQSNFSYNNATRRLQYHRLTANNPGSAVYLLSNYYNYDPVGNIIKVENGTGVSPNEMGGTYRFEYGYDTLNRLIRTRGQFRMEVDKSQDENNQTVLVPGWSPYSVSNSTIDLRMIYNDSGSIKHKGQVHYQDLNVNTGNTYENDYHYNNHKLMEVSDVSTGQSTGFEYDYNGNVVAESTVNGANRMYWDEYDRMRAYYNDNTGVYQYYTYDNGGERTIKYNLSAGSQLYQNGTLVDPGSITLNDYKIYSSPQIVVSSNGTYSKHYFEGSARFASRVIDGTDIFVSSTVKVSGNKSADKAKEAEADFSHYLKKAGLSEDIVTNLGSKAPPGGGQGKLFYLHGDHLGTATFVTDINGETTQFFLNLPFGETMAEQMTGAYDNPYKFNAKELDAETGFYYYGARYYNPKWSQWYGVDPLAEKMPSWSPYVYTFDNPINLIDPDGREPYPPRWGNLLVQVDWTNKHTTFENWDGNATLKGQIGYLKANDLKTKLEVIYVQSTYGSSLVPDNNGNYTNKWERLIDIAPGQKQVLQSNCYGWVLTGGLYFVNASTQQVANYLIADGYKNIGIPSKNTTYKVGDLLLWDGHIIEATKQSNKGLIWESKQGTGNVESGTLQEILQINSSTNPDQGKVSKSNLFRASGNSKDLIMDKNRKPIGSVKKVINEDHRKVIRN